The Panicum virgatum strain AP13 chromosome 3N, P.virgatum_v5, whole genome shotgun sequence genome includes the window CGGCCATGGCGGCAAGGTGGGGCAGGGGCAGGTGCGGAGCCGTGGAGAAGATACGGAGTTGGtagataaaaaaaaagaggctGATAGGTTGGAGGGGTATTTTTGTCTATTgactcttttctctctcttctctactctaaaaaattattattttattagtTTGGTGTCTTGAAGCAAATATTTGTAATTGAATGATGTCTTCTATCAAAGACAAATTTGAATGATGTCTACTAGCAAATATCAACATTCAAGAGTGTCCTCTAGCAAAATTGCCCTTAGCTATCCTATCCTGCTACGTGAAATCAAGAGCTAGATTTTCGCTTGCTTGGAGATCGATCGACCCGGGATACGATTTGACAGGCATCGCTCTCCATCTTTTCAACCAACGTACGAATGCAAATTTGACAGCCCTCACGATCTTTCACCGACCCCTTGAAAGAAGCACCGCGACAAGACCATACAAGGGCGCCATTTATGACCTCGAGCGAGACCCAAGTCTGCCACTGTTCACTGAAGCTGTCGATCTGCTTTTGgatcgtccccatggttcgtttCACGTTTCAGGGCCCATATCAAATCCTAGTCTTTCACATAAATCTTGTAGTGTACTACGTGGAACAGCATTGCTATCGCACAAGTCCAATTTTACCGTGCAGTGTCATGCAAAAAGGTCCAATCTTTGCAGCTAATCAGTCTACATGTCTGCATGCAGTTATACCATAAAGTCCTATTTTGGATTCTTATGTTCCAAAATCTTTGGCCATGCAATGTGCTAACTACTACTCCTGTCCCGTGTCTATGTGTTTAGTGTGACTTCGTTCTCTATGTCTAGTACTGTGTAATGTGTAATGTACCTCCAGTACTGGTAGCACGCACGGTGCTTTCGAATCATGAAATGGGAAACAGCTCACAACTTTTGGTTCTTTCTACCTCTCTAGCTAGTAGCTACAGCCATGGGGCAATGCATATTGTTACAAGATGACAAGCTCCCCTGTGCATCCTTGTCATGGAAATGTCGATCCCTACGCGTCAACAGCGTGACAAGATCGGTGCGTGCACAGGAGAttttacatgcatgcatgcatgcctaaCCTTGTCTCATTGCCTGCGACACACCATTCATGCGTTGGCATCCGATGTgatatttgcaagaaaaatcgATCGGAGCCATGCCCATGCATTCCTATCATCGAAGTGGCATGTCCTCTCCTGCTTGCCCCCAGCCATGCCAAGCTCGCTACAGCCAAGCTTGCAGGTAGATCGAGACGGGGCCAGGCCAGGCCAGGGGCGCAGGCGCGGCACACGGCAGAACGAGGAGACCCTTGCATGCGCATGCTTACACGCTTTGCATGCTCGCGAAAACCGGACAGAAAAAGGGAAAGAGACAAAGAATAAAGCAGCGTGCGTGATCCGAGTCATCGCGTACGTACCTTGCAGCTGATCGGTGAGTACGGCGGTCGTGGCAGCAGCGGCAACGACGTTGCTCGGCGCAGGACTTGGAAGAAGCAGCATGGCCGTACTGGCATCTGCGGCGGCAGCTTGCTGCACAGGAGTGGCATCAAGAGGCGCcgaagtggcggcggcggcggcggcgccgaagcCGTGGTGGAGTAACCCGAGCCTGGCCTTCTCGTCGTCCCTGATCACGGCGCTCACCGCGTCGGTCTTGTTGCTGCTCAGATCAGAACCACAGGTGGTGTTCCAGTCCAGGCCATGGCCAAGGCCCTTGGAGCTGCTGATGTCGACGCAATCTTGCCCTCGAGCTTCGTTGCAAAGGCCCAAGAGCACGCTGGGTGAGATGGCCGGCGCCGGCTCGTGCGTGTGGGCGCCGAGGACGCCGCCGAGCTCGGTGGCCGGCAGGTAGTGGCCGCCTTGCGGCCACTGGAGGAGGAGAGGCTCGGGGAAGGCGATCAGCTCAGGCATCGGGGGCATGGCAGGAGCCATGAGCTGGCTGTGATAGTAGAGTTGGCGTGCCGCCagagccggcgccggcgtcggcgaaATCAGGTCCATGGCCGTCGCCGGCAGCACGCCCTGCTGGGCGGCCGGCGCAGTGGGAGACGGAAGAGCGAAGGTCGGCCTCACGGACTTGCTCGATCCGGAGGACCGGTCGGACGACGAGGACGATGAGGAGGTGGGCGCCACGGGAGAAGCGAACAGGTGCCGCGGCGGTGTCacgggcgcaggcggcggcggcgcgcacgcgcgcgccagggcggcgcgggcggacggCTGCAGCTGCCCCGCGGCGCGCAGCTTGTGCTTGGTGCGGGACTTGCGGTTCTGGAACCAGTAGAAGACGTTGGCGTCGCCGACGGGCCCGTACTCCTGCAGCTGGAGGCGGATGCGGCGGATCTCGTCGCGCGGCGGGTTCACCATGCCGGAGTTGAAGATCCCCTCCAGGATCCTGATCTGCTCCGGCCGCGGGTTCCACCGCGGCCTTGGCTCCGGGTTACTTCCACTCTCCTCGCACCCTGAGCAGTAAGCACACATCAAAACGAATCCACCTAAGCAAAACCGGCAGATTCGGCGCTCACAACCCTTCGCGAAACCAAACCCTAGCTACGTATGTATCCTGATGGTGATCAGCATGCAGCAAGAAACAGTAACATGCAGGTGAGGTACAACATGTAGATCAGAGACATACTTGAGGACATCAAGGAggacttgccgccgccgccgccgccgccgatgttcATGTCAGGCTGCGGCTGCTGGAAGTTGCAGGCGAGACTGGACCTGTACATGCTCGGCCAGTGCCTGTTGGAGGACGCCATGCTGCCTCGATCTGCCCTCTTTATCGACGGAATCCCGGTGGCCCTTCTTCCCTCGTGTTGCCTTCGGCGAGACAGCTGTGGTGGTTTGTGCTCGATCGATGGGTGCTGGCCAGGAAGCAGAGCGAGATCGAGTAgagggccgccggccgggcaggGGCGCAGGGCAAAGGGGTGTGTCCCCCCAGCTGTTGCTGCTCCTGTAGTCTGTAGAGGAACAGTTTGGTGGAGGACGAAGAACCCTATGGATTTGGCTATGGCTCCTCTCCTGTTGATCTCCCACCGCTGCTTATGAATGGCTTCCTCACATACTACCCCGTTGTGCAGTGCAGCAGAGTTACACCACAGTTAATGCCACCACGCACACTCAGTCTAGCTCCTCCTTCCGTTTGTTTTGCTGGATCCCTTGGAATTGCGCGAGCGTAAAAAATGGAGTGGTGATGACTGGTGAGATACTAGCGCCGCCGGGGAGTAGGGTTGAGGTCAATGTTTGTTTCCATCAGTTTTTTTAGCTCCTATCACAttaaaagaaatcttactatttaggaatatcaaataaaatttatatatataatttttttgacagatgggtgctaatttgcgagacaaatctaatgagcataattaatctataatttgctacagtaactatctgcTAATTACGTATTAATATACCTCGTTAGATTTGTCTCTCAATTTAGCCCCAgaattctgcagttagttttgtaatcagattttatttaatattaataaatatCAAAATTATCTTGAATGAGACATAGTCTAAAGTTTAACCTTATAACCAAACAACTCTTAGTTTTGCATGGTAAAGGGGGAAATTGAAGAGGGGTTACTGATGGATGGATGGGGACATGGACAAGCCTAGCTACAGTAGAGGTACTAGCTGGAGTAGATGAAATCATCATGAAAGTACACTGTGATTTGATCCTTCTTCCAGTTTGCCAAGCAAGGGCtgtgtgtgtttagttccccgaacttcctccaaactttccaaaatttccatcacatcgaatcattAAATGTACCAAAAGACGCATGTATGAAATATGAAATGTAGGTAAGCAAAATAACTAATTTCACAGTTTAGATGTatatttcgagacgaatcttttgagcctagttaccTCATGAgaggataatatttaccacaaacaaacaaaaagtgctacagttCGCTACAGTGCCAATTTTGCGGGATCTAAACACACACAAGGGTGACATGGCTGGCAGGTGCCTTTCTGCCTGGCCTTTTGTTAGTACTTGTGCATCAGAGAGGATGAGGTTGTCATGGTGAATGAGATACCACTGTAAGAATGCACTGCCTTGATCTAACATCAGAGGTTACACAATGGTCCCTTGACCTAACATCAGAGAGTATGAGGTTGGCAACTTGGAATGGAGATTTGGATCTTCACAGGCGTTTTAGGATGAAAACCCTACTCCGTTcacttggcttgtcagccaatcaaccagcagtgtttttctctcacaccaaatcagtacCAGCCATCAACCAGTCAACAGAACTTttctctcataataaatcagcacagctaccagccacagccaagcgaacagagtgaagcgtcccctcataagagaagacttaaatgtgatacaaaacatcagtcccaggaggctgatgccacatttattacatcagatggttcaaaaccttacaaaccttggcggacactcgatacagatgataataataattaaccaggctacgacataacaccagaccgcgaaccacatagggtctactacgggctcagagtactgcgacagcggaggcatctcaacagggccggttccacaggcaaggttgggtgtagaacgataaccctactcggcgtcgtctggtacgaagtccgggtcttcttctgtaaaaagtaagagtggggtgagtacaaacgtactcagcaagtccaaccacacccacggagggggttataacagaataatat containing:
- the LOC120667606 gene encoding WUSCHEL-related homeobox 12-like, with the translated sequence MASSNRHWPSMYRSSLACNFQQPQPDMNIGGGGGGGKSSLMSSRCEESGSNPEPRPRWNPRPEQIRILEGIFNSGMVNPPRDEIRRIRLQLQEYGPVGDANVFYWFQNRKSRTKHKLRAAGQLQPSARAALARACAPPPPAPVTPPRHLFASPVAPTSSSSSSSDRSSGSSKSVRPTFALPSPTAPAAQQGVLPATAMDLISPTPAPALAARQLYYHSQLMAPAMPPMPELIAFPEPLLLQWPQGGHYLPATELGGVLGAHTHEPAPAISPSVLLGLCNEARGQDCVDISSSKGLGHGLDWNTTCGSDLSSNKTDAVSAVIRDDEKARLGLLHHGFGAAAAAATSAPLDATPVQQAAAADASTAMLLLPSPAPSNVVAAAATTAVLTDQLQGLLDAGLIGVGGTPPAPTATVVAVARDALTCAATATAQFSVPAMRLFVKLAFGEAAVLVRHTGEPVLVDESGATVEPLQQDTLYYVLMVSYRSQILLISGTCVTCGQASPVRSLPCSLALSFLAEQQD